The following coding sequences lie in one Heyndrickxia oleronia genomic window:
- the sdaAA gene encoding L-serine ammonia-lyase, iron-sulfur-dependent, subunit alpha, whose product MFKNVAELVEMAETQNKKISEIMIEQEMEVTGRSRGEIFSQMDKSLKVMEDAVERGLNGVTSHSGLTGGDAVLMQRYIEKGNFLSGETILDAVSKAVATNEVNAAMGTICATPTAGSAGVVPGTLFAVKNKLHPTREQMVQFLFTSGAFGFVVANNASISGAAGGCQAEVGSAAGMAAAAIVEMAGGTPSQCAEAMAITLKNMLGLVCDPVAGLVEVPCVKRNAMGAANAMVAADMALAGITSRIPCDEVIDAMFKIGQSMPTALKETAQGGLAATPTGRRLEAKIFGMPLGDRD is encoded by the coding sequence ATGTTTAAAAATGTAGCAGAATTAGTGGAAATGGCAGAAACTCAAAATAAAAAAATCTCCGAAATCATGATTGAACAAGAGATGGAAGTGACAGGCAGATCACGTGGAGAAATTTTCTCTCAGATGGACAAAAGTCTAAAAGTGATGGAAGATGCTGTAGAACGTGGATTAAATGGAGTGACTTCTCACTCTGGTTTAACAGGTGGAGATGCTGTTTTAATGCAACGATATATCGAAAAAGGGAATTTTTTGTCAGGTGAAACTATCTTAGATGCAGTAAGTAAGGCTGTAGCAACCAATGAAGTAAATGCGGCAATGGGAACGATTTGTGCAACGCCAACTGCTGGATCTGCAGGTGTAGTACCGGGTACTCTATTTGCAGTGAAAAACAAATTACATCCAACACGAGAACAAATGGTTCAATTCCTTTTTACTTCAGGCGCATTTGGTTTCGTTGTTGCGAATAATGCTTCCATTTCTGGTGCAGCTGGTGGCTGTCAAGCAGAGGTTGGATCAGCAGCAGGGATGGCAGCTGCTGCAATTGTTGAAATGGCAGGTGGGACACCTTCTCAATGTGCAGAGGCCATGGCGATTACCTTGAAAAATATGCTTGGACTTGTTTGTGATCCTGTTGCAGGCCTTGTTGAAGTACCATGTGTTAAAAGAAATGCGATGGGTGCTGCAAATGCAATGGTTGCAGCAGATATGGCTTTAGCAGGAATTACAAGTCGAATTCCATGTGATGAAGTGATTGATGCAATGTTTAAAATAGGGCAGAGTATGCCTACTGCTTTAAAAGAAACTGCTCAGGGAGGACTTGCGGCAACTCCAACCGGCCGAAGATTAGAGGCTAAAATTTTTGGAATGCCACTAGGTGACCGTGACTAA
- the sdaAB gene encoding L-serine ammonia-lyase, iron-sulfur-dependent subunit beta has translation MKYKSVFDIIGPVMIGPSSSHTAGAARIGRVARTLFGRVPKWAKIYFYGSFAETYKGHGTDVAIVGGLLDFDTFDERIINSINLAKEQGLHIEFFTETAVPDHPNTARLVIGDEIGEMELVGISIGGGKIEITELNGFELRLTGHHPAILVVHNDRFGAIAAVSNVLSKYEINIGHMEVSRKEVGQMALMVIEVDHNIDEFILKEIQELPNITQVARVVD, from the coding sequence ATGAAATATAAAAGCGTATTTGATATTATCGGTCCGGTCATGATTGGACCATCCAGTTCGCATACTGCAGGAGCTGCTAGAATTGGTCGAGTTGCTCGTACACTTTTTGGCAGAGTTCCTAAATGGGCGAAAATCTATTTTTACGGTTCTTTTGCGGAAACCTATAAAGGACATGGAACAGATGTTGCAATAGTCGGTGGTTTACTAGATTTTGATACTTTCGATGAAAGGATCATCAATTCTATTAATCTTGCAAAAGAACAAGGATTGCATATCGAATTTTTTACCGAAACCGCTGTTCCAGACCATCCGAATACAGCAAGACTTGTTATTGGTGATGAGATTGGTGAAATGGAACTTGTGGGAATTTCCATAGGTGGAGGTAAAATTGAGATAACTGAACTGAATGGCTTTGAACTTAGATTAACAGGACATCATCCAGCCATATTAGTCGTTCATAATGATCGATTTGGAGCTATCGCAGCAGTTTCCAATGTATTATCAAAATATGAAATCAATATTGGACATATGGAAGTTTCCCGTAAGGAAGTAGGACAAATGGCACTAATGGTCATTGAAGTTGATCATAATATTGATGAATTCATTTTGAAAGAAATTCAAGAACTACCTAATATCACACAAGTTGCTAGAGTTGTGGATTAA